CAATCAGGTGGGTGCGCAGCGAGATGTCGACCGGCGAGTACTGCAGGATCTGAGCGTAGACGTCCGCCGCCTGACGGTTCTCGCCGCGCACGCGGTGCGTGGCGGCGATCACCTGGAGCTTCTCGACCGCAGCTTCGGTGCGGTTGGTCTTCATCAAGATGCCGGCCATGCGGCTGTGCAGCGACAGGTAGTTAGGCGCGTAGTGCAGCGCCAGGAAGGCTTCCTCCATCGCCGACAGGTAGTGGCCTTCCGCCGTCAGTTGTTCGATGCGGCCGAGGGCGCGCACCACCTGCTCAGTACCTCCGTCTCGGACCCACTCGGCGATCGGCTTCACTTTACCGATGTCCGTGTCGCCGTCGACTGTCGCCCGGGCCTTGCGGACATTCGACAGCCAGGCGGGCCCGGTGAGAAACGCCAGGGTGTTCTCAACGATCTTGCGCAGGCCTTCTGGATCGTCAGCATTCAGCGAGGCCTGCATGGCGTCATACATCTCATCCAGCTGGGAGGATTGGCCCTCGGCCACAGACAGGTTGTCGGCCCGCCGCAGCGCCTGCAACAAGAAGCGGGCGGCTTCGGCCTGATCGCCTTCGGCTCGCGCCAGGCGGCCCAGCGACAGGTTGGCGCCCATGTCCAGGTCCGGATGCCCGAGGGCGGCCATCAGGTGTTTGCGCGCCTTGTCCACCTGGCCCAGATCCTTGTACAGCATGCCGATGTTGTAATGCACGGTCGGGTGGTCCAGTCCGGCCTCGACGGCTCGCTCGTATTCCTTAACGGCCTGGGTGCTGCTGCCGTGGGACTGCAGATCGATGGCGGTGCTCAGGCTGCGGTACATCTGCGGCCGGCCGATGGCCTTGCGATCGGAGGGTTCGGCCTTGCCCCTTTTCAGGGCGCTCTTGCCGGCGGCAGCCGGGGCTTCCTTGGGCTCCTCGAAGAGAACCCCGGCCAGGTAGCTAAGCGCCTGGCGCTGGGCGGCCGTCTCCGGGTCGTCCAGTGCGCGTTCGGACTCGGCCTGGGTATCCTTCTCCAGGTACCCCTTGACCTCGGCCGGGCGCAGCGGGCTGGTGGCGGGCTTGGGGGGCGAGGGGGGAGGCAGCGGCCGTCCCTCGCGCAGCATGCGCAGGGTCGTGCCGGCCTCGGGGTCGGCGGGGATCAATCCCAACGCCCGCTGGGCGGCTTCGACGGCGCGCTCGGTCTTCCCGGCCTTCTGCAGGATGCAGGCGATGGCGATGTATTCTTCGACCGCCTGACGGCGTCGGCCGAGGCGTTCGTAGGTCAGGGCGAGGCGGGAGCGGACGGCCAGGTTATCCGGCGCCAGGCGGGCCATATGGCCCCAGTTGGCGACGGCCTTGTCGACATCGCGGCGGCGGCTGTACAGCTCGGCCACGGCTTCCCGCGATTCGAGGGCGTCCTTGGTTTGACCGAGGGTTTCGAAGATCTCGGCGCACTTCTCGCGCGGCACCGGATCTTCCGGGGCAGCCTTGGCGGCGCGGAAGTACACGCCCAAGGCCTCCCGGTGCTTGTCGGTCTCGAGCAGCGCCAGCCCGAGGGCGTTGAGGGCGTCAGGGCTCTCGGGGAACTCGGCCAGCGCCTTCTGGTAGTAGCCGGCGGCGTGATCCCAGTCGAGCTCCCAGGCCGCGGAGTGCCCAAGGCGCATCGATTCTTCGAAGAGATCCTGTCGTCCGGTCATGAATGGACTCGCGCCGCAGCGGGGATGGCAAGGCGAGTATAGCACAGCTGCTGTGTTCGCCCCGCATCCGGCCGTAGTACTCCGGGCTTCGAGATGGGCAGCGGCTGCTCATAGACAGGCGGCACCGGCCGAGAACGGTGGGCGACCGCCAGGCATTCGTCAGCTCGCTTGTGTAGGGCGTGTGCCCCGCAAGCTGGCGGTCCCGATTCCCGGCAGCCGGCCCGCACGCCGCCGTCAGGCAGGCTGCATGTCGGCCCAGGTGCGGCCGACCTTGGCATCCGTCTTCAAGGGGACCTCCAGGCTGACGGCCGCCTCCATCACGGCCTGGACACACGACACGGTGTCGCCGACCTCGTCCAGCGGGACTTCGAAGACCAATTCATCGTGCACCTGAAGCAGCATGTGAGCGTGCAGCCCAGCCTTGGCCAGCGCCGCCGGCAGACGCATCATGGCGATCTTGATCACGTCGGCCGCCGTGCCCTGAATCGGAGCGTTGATCGCCTCGCGCTCGGCCCGGGCACGATTGACCTCGGGGACGCCGCTGGCGGTCGGCGCCAACTGCGGGAAATAGCGGCGCCGGCCGAACAGGGTCTCGACGAAGCCTTGCTCCGCCGCCAGGCGGCGGGTGTGCTCGAGGTAGGCCCGCACCCCCGGGAAGCGCTGGAAGTACACCTTGACGAAGGTCTCAGCTTCGGCCAGCGTCATGTCGGTCGAACGCGACAGGCCGTAAGCGCTCATGCCGTAGATCAGTCCGAAGTTCACCGCCTTGGCGTGGCGCCGCAGGTCGGGAGCGATCGTGGCTGGATCTCCGCCGAACACCGCCGCGGCCGTGGCGGCGTGGATGTCCTGGTCATCGAGGAACGCCTGGATCATGGCCTGGTCCCGGGCCATGTGGGCCACGATCCGCAGCTCGATCTGCGAGTAGTCGACGCTGAGCAACGCCTGGCCGTCCTCGGCGATGAAGGCATTGCGGATCTGGCGCCCAAGTTCGGTGCGGATCGGGATGTTCTGCAGATTGGGGTCGGACGAAGCCAGGCGGCCGGTGACCGAGCCGGTCTGGCTGTAGGAGGTGTGAACCCGGCCGGTCGCCGGCAGCACCCGCGCCGGCAGGGCGTCGGTGTAGGTGGACTTGAGCTTGGAGATCTCACGATGCTCCAGGATCAGGTCGACCACCCGGTGCTTGTGGCGCAGCTCGTCGAGTACCGAGGCCGCCGTCGAGTAGCGGCCGGCAGCGGTCTTACGCGTCCGATCCGGGGGCTCGAGCCCGAGTTCGACGAACAGCACCTGCGAGAGCTGCTGGGTGGAGTTAATATTGAACTCATGCCCGACCTGGTTGTACACCTGGCCCTCGAGCTCCGCCAGGCGGACGGCCAGCTGCTGCGACAGCGTGCCGAGGAAGCCGACGTCCAGGCGGATGCCAGCCATCTCCATCTCCGCCAAGACGCTGACCAAGGGCATTTCCATTTGGCGGAACAGCTCAGCCTGCCCCTTCTCCTTCATCTCCGCCTCGAGTTGCGGCAGCAGGGCAAGGCAGATCTCGGCATCGGCGGCAGCGTACGGCGCGACCTGATCGATGGGCACGTCCGCCATCGAGCGCTGGTTCTTGCCGCTTCCGATCAGGGTTTCGATCTCGGTCATGTCTCGGCCGAGACGGACCCAGGCCAGGCTCTTCAGGCCCAGGTTGCGCGAGGCTGGGTCGCACAGCCATTCGGCCAGCATGGTATCGAACGCCAGAGGCGCGACGGGGAGGCCGTGCCGGGCCAGGACGATGTAGTCGTACTTGAGATTGTGGCCGACCTTCGGGAGATGGGGCGCAGCCAGCGCGGAGCGCAGGCCGTCGACCACCTGCGCCAGATCGAGCTGCGCACCTCCCGCCCAGGCCGGCGAGTGGCCGACCGGGAGGTAGATGCCGGCGCCGGCCTCGGTCGCCAGCGAGATTCCGACCAGGGCCGCGGCCATCGGATCGGTCGAGGTGGTTTCCGTATCGATGGCCAGGACACTGGCTGAACCCAGCTGCCTCGCCAGGCGCGCCAGGTCCTCGGAGGTATTGACGATCCAGGTCGTAGGGCCTGCCTGCGCTGGCTGCGCACCGGGGGATATGAACAGAGGCAGTTGCTGCCTGCCCGGCAGCAGGCCTGGCTCCTCGGCCGCTGCCTGCAACCGCGTGAGCAAGGTGCGGAACTCGAGCTGTCGAAACAGCTCGGACACGGCCTCGCGATCGTAGCCCTGCAGGCGGCAGGCCTGCAGGTCAAAGGCGATCGGGACATCGGTGACGATGGTCCCCAGGCCGCGGCTGAGGTAGGCACTCTCCCGTCCCTCCTCGAGCTTGGTCCGGAAGCGGGGCGCGACCTGTTCGAGGTGGTCATAGATCGCATCCAGCGTTCGGTGCTCCTGCAGCAGCGCCACGGCGGTCTTCTCGCCGATGCCCCGCACGCCCGGGATGTTGTCGCTGCTGTCCCCAATCAGGGCCTTGAGGTCGACCAACTGGCTCGGGGCCAGGCCGTACCTGGCGGATACCTCCTCCGGGCCGTAGTCCACGGCCTCGGAGAGCTTCTGACCCGCGAGCAGGATATGGATGTTCGGGCTGGCCAATTGGAGCAGATCGCGGTCCCCGGTGAGGATGACGACCTGGGCGCCCAGGTCCGCCGCCAGGCGGGCGACGGTGCCCAGGACGTCGTCGGCTTCAAAGCCTTCGGCTTCGAGGACGGGGATGCGGAAGGCCTGGACCAACTGGCGGATGCGCTCGATCTGCGGCTGCAGGTCGTCGGGCATCTTCTCGCGGGTCGCTTTGTAGTCCGGGTACATGTCGTCGCGAAAGGTGCGGCCGGTGTCAAACGAGACGGCCAGGTAGTCCGGCGCATCCTGCTCAATCACGCGCAGCAGGACGGAGACGAAGCCATACGTCCCGGCAGTGGGCTCGCCGCTCTTGGTCATCCAGCGCGATCCGTCACTGGCCCGCGTCAGCGCGTAATAGGTGCGGTAGGCCAGGGCGTGACCGTCGATCAGATACAGGCGGGGGCGTTTTCCCATGAGGCGGCCTCTCTCTTGCGGCTGTGGCTGCAGCCGTTTGGATCCGCTGCAGGTCTGCGCTGCACTGGGCGGCAGCCGACCGTTGGCGACAGGCAGGGCAATGTCACTCTGCCCAGGTGGTGTATTCGAAGCGCAGGGCCTCTCCCGCTTCTACGACTACCAGATACCCCGACCGCCCCTGATCGGTCCAGTAGCACACACGCCAACCCGGGTGTAATTCGGGCGCGGCGACGGGCTCCGCCGAATGCGGCTCGTCCCTGCATTGGGGTGCGGCCTCGGAATCCGCGAGCAGACGCGGCCGGCCAATCCGGGCGGAGCCGAAGCCGGACAGATCTGCCTGCCGCGCCGATCCCTGCCACACAATGTCCGCCCCGGCATCGTCCTGCACCTGCCCGAGATCGAGGTCGAAGGCGACCCCCGGCGGAAGGGCGGCACTGCCGGAGACTAGCACCTCCTGCAGCGGAGTGGGTGCGAGGTCCGCGGTCTGGTCGGGATTGGGACTGAGGGTTTCGACGCCCATGGGTTCGGGCAGGACGGCGACTTTCACCCAGAACGAGAGCCGGCCTCCATCACCGACTCCGAACAGCCGCCCCTGCGGGTCCTGCAGCTTCCAGAATCCCTGGTACGCCCCGGGCTGATCCGGAGCGATCATTTCCAGCGATAGGTCAACGGTCCCCCCCGGCAGGACGGTGTGCGTCAGGGGGGTGGTGCGCGGCGCTCCCATTCGGGCGCCGCCGAGGAACGTCAGGGCATAAGCACCGTCCCATACGCAGCTCCCGTCGTTGCGCAAGCGCCAGGATTTGGTGAACGGAGTTTCAGGCTGCAGGCTGGTGTTGTCCGGAATGGCAACATCCTGAAGGAAGGTGGCCCGGAGCAGGCATTCCGAGTCGCCTGGCTCTGCAGGGATCTGCATTCCGGTGGAAGAGATCAGCGGTCCGGAGACCGGGGAGGCGGTGGCCTGCGCTTCGGACGGGAGGCTCGCAGGGAGGTCCGCCGGCGCTGGCACAGATCCCCCGTTGACACAGGCAGCCAGCGCCGCCGCCAACAGCACCCATGCAGGGGCAATTTCCCACGCGAAGAAGCCGGGGGCTGGTCCCGGGGGAGCAGAGGCTGATCGGCGGCTTGAGCGCATGATGCGCCAGGAGGGTCGAATGGCTCGGGCCTTTCTCTGCCGGCGAGAGCTGGCGGCCGGCACGGATTCAGTTGATGATCTTGGGGTTCAACCAGTAGGCATCGTCATCGGATGAGGCGCCGTTGGAGGCGACCGCCAGGACGAACTCGACGGATTTCCCGCTCAGGCTGGTAAGGTCGAGGTCGATCTTCTGCCACTCGCCATCATACTTCTGGCTCCACTGCATGAGGTTCTGCAGGGTTCCGCCGTCGATCCTGTAGTTGAGTTGGTAGATCGCATTGCAGCCGGTGGAATCGTAGCGGCAGCCGATGTGGGTTCTGAATCGATACCCGCTCATCACCTGCAGCGCCGGGAAGCGGCCGGAGATTACGCCGTCCGTCGCCATCTGGGGACGGGTGAGCAACGTGGGCTCATCCTCGACCACGCCATTCTCGAACCGGGGTTCCTCCAGGCGAAGAACGAATCCGTTGGGATCGCCTTCGGTGCCGGGACACGGAAGCACTCCGGCCGCGCTCCGCCATTCGGCGTCGCAGTAGTTTTCGGCCAGGTTGTAGATCGTACGGCCGGATGTGGCCGGGGTCAGCGTAGGACCGACCACGACCTGGACATAGATGGATCCTCCCCCGCCCACACCGAAGTCAATCCCGCTGCTGTTGCGCAGCTTCCAGTTGCCACGGTGCACGCCCTGGGTGACGGGAGCCTTCAGTTCGACCGAGATGTCGACGGTCTCACCGGGCGCAACGGCGCCCGCCAGGGACTGGGAAGCCGGGCCGCTCATCGTGTTGCCGTCGATAAAAACCAGGTTGTAGGCCGTTGTCCAGGTACACGTGCCGGTGTTCTTGATCCGCCAGGCCTTGGTGAACCCCTCGCCGGGCGAGACGCTGGTGTCATCGAGGATGGTGAGATCGGAGACGAAGGCAGCCTCATCGGCGCAGCCGGCGGCGCCGGTGGCAGCTGGAGACAGCGTGGGGATTGGGGTCTCGGTGGGCGCCGGCGGCATGGTCGCCGAGGCATCTGGGG
The window above is part of the Anaerolineales bacterium genome. Proteins encoded here:
- a CDS encoding tetratricopeptide repeat protein: MTGRQDLFEESMRLGHSAAWELDWDHAAGYYQKALAEFPESPDALNALGLALLETDKHREALGVYFRAAKAAPEDPVPREKCAEIFETLGQTKDALESREAVAELYSRRRDVDKAVANWGHMARLAPDNLAVRSRLALTYERLGRRRQAVEEYIAIACILQKAGKTERAVEAAQRALGLIPADPEAGTTLRMLREGRPLPPPSPPKPATSPLRPAEVKGYLEKDTQAESERALDDPETAAQRQALSYLAGVLFEEPKEAPAAAGKSALKRGKAEPSDRKAIGRPQMYRSLSTAIDLQSHGSSTQAVKEYERAVEAGLDHPTVHYNIGMLYKDLGQVDKARKHLMAALGHPDLDMGANLSLGRLARAEGDQAEAARFLLQALRRADNLSVAEGQSSQLDEMYDAMQASLNADDPEGLRKIVENTLAFLTGPAWLSNVRKARATVDGDTDIGKVKPIAEWVRDGGTEQVVRALGRIEQLTAEGHYLSAMEEAFLALHYAPNYLSLHSRMAGILMKTNRTEAAVEKLQVIAATHRVRGENRQAADVYAQILQYSPVDISLRTHLIDLLAQQDRVDEAVDQYLELVDLYRQMAEIDQARTTLEQALSLTQRGTVSRQKQLTILHRMADIDLSRLDWRGALRVYGQVRKLDPNDEKARRESVDLNLRLGQEEQAAKELDGYLEFLVQNGRGVEALALLEEMAREHPGKQALHARLAEAYRAAGRSADALAQYDALGEIQLDAGSVREAARTIQIIISLNPPDVEGYKELLRNLEAGQ
- the polA gene encoding DNA polymerase I is translated as MGKRPRLYLIDGHALAYRTYYALTRASDGSRWMTKSGEPTAGTYGFVSVLLRVIEQDAPDYLAVSFDTGRTFRDDMYPDYKATREKMPDDLQPQIERIRQLVQAFRIPVLEAEGFEADDVLGTVARLAADLGAQVVILTGDRDLLQLASPNIHILLAGQKLSEAVDYGPEEVSARYGLAPSQLVDLKALIGDSSDNIPGVRGIGEKTAVALLQEHRTLDAIYDHLEQVAPRFRTKLEEGRESAYLSRGLGTIVTDVPIAFDLQACRLQGYDREAVSELFRQLEFRTLLTRLQAAAEEPGLLPGRQQLPLFISPGAQPAQAGPTTWIVNTSEDLARLARQLGSASVLAIDTETTSTDPMAAALVGISLATEAGAGIYLPVGHSPAWAGGAQLDLAQVVDGLRSALAAPHLPKVGHNLKYDYIVLARHGLPVAPLAFDTMLAEWLCDPASRNLGLKSLAWVRLGRDMTEIETLIGSGKNQRSMADVPIDQVAPYAAADAEICLALLPQLEAEMKEKGQAELFRQMEMPLVSVLAEMEMAGIRLDVGFLGTLSQQLAVRLAELEGQVYNQVGHEFNINSTQQLSQVLFVELGLEPPDRTRKTAAGRYSTAASVLDELRHKHRVVDLILEHREISKLKSTYTDALPARVLPATGRVHTSYSQTGSVTGRLASSDPNLQNIPIRTELGRQIRNAFIAEDGQALLSVDYSQIELRIVAHMARDQAMIQAFLDDQDIHAATAAAVFGGDPATIAPDLRRHAKAVNFGLIYGMSAYGLSRSTDMTLAEAETFVKVYFQRFPGVRAYLEHTRRLAAEQGFVETLFGRRRYFPQLAPTASGVPEVNRARAEREAINAPIQGTAADVIKIAMMRLPAALAKAGLHAHMLLQVHDELVFEVPLDEVGDTVSCVQAVMEAAVSLEVPLKTDAKVGRTWADMQPA
- a CDS encoding NBR1-Ig-like domain-containing protein, with amino-acid sequence MQIPAEPGDSECLLRATFLQDVAIPDNTSLQPETPFTKSWRLRNDGSCVWDGAYALTFLGGARMGAPRTTPLTHTVLPGGTVDLSLEMIAPDQPGAYQGFWKLQDPQGRLFGVGDGGRLSFWVKVAVLPEPMGVETLSPNPDQTADLAPTPLQEVLVSGSAALPPGVAFDLDLGQVQDDAGADIVWQGSARQADLSGFGSARIGRPRLLADSEAAPQCRDEPHSAEPVAAPELHPGWRVCYWTDQGRSGYLVVVEAGEALRFEYTTWAE
- a CDS encoding NBR1-Ig-like domain-containing protein, with amino-acid sequence MTRSRGRLVAWLPPIGLALMVTACTLPGPVSSSMAGATSAALTAEAAWAQQAARSPTPPPPDASATMPPAPTETPIPTLSPAATGAAGCADEAAFVSDLTILDDTSVSPGEGFTKAWRIKNTGTCTWTTAYNLVFIDGNTMSGPASQSLAGAVAPGETVDISVELKAPVTQGVHRGNWKLRNSSGIDFGVGGGGSIYVQVVVGPTLTPATSGRTIYNLAENYCDAEWRSAAGVLPCPGTEGDPNGFVLRLEEPRFENGVVEDEPTLLTRPQMATDGVISGRFPALQVMSGYRFRTHIGCRYDSTGCNAIYQLNYRIDGGTLQNLMQWSQKYDGEWQKIDLDLTSLSGKSVEFVLAVASNGASSDDDAYWLNPKIIN